A single window of Archangium gephyra DNA harbors:
- a CDS encoding thioredoxin family protein — protein MSTFHCTSCGRAIFRSEDILQRITLSSFNGHRAECYAIRGAIDAGSLRRYDVSLHEGWYCCRFIMMRMVEDKFGTGADLLVYSDSVMEVADGQAPPAPVSRRSVVKLGKRDHDAVISAPENQDKLLVVKHGAIWCPPCRHMDAIISRVIERNVLPDVRFFELDTDEEPAIAARFNSRAIPFFVFYFAGTQVKVELRGAQGVDGGLVGAIPEQALVALCQTLSARLRASRTAAAG, from the coding sequence ATGAGCACCTTCCACTGCACGTCCTGTGGCCGGGCGATCTTCCGGTCCGAGGACATCCTCCAGCGCATCACCCTCTCGAGCTTCAATGGACACCGCGCCGAGTGCTACGCGATTCGTGGTGCGATCGACGCGGGCTCGCTCCGCCGGTACGACGTCTCCCTGCACGAGGGCTGGTACTGCTGCCGCTTCATCATGATGCGCATGGTGGAGGACAAGTTCGGGACCGGAGCCGACCTGCTCGTCTATTCCGATTCGGTCATGGAGGTGGCCGATGGACAGGCCCCGCCCGCGCCGGTCTCGCGGCGAAGCGTGGTCAAGCTCGGCAAGAGGGATCACGACGCGGTGATCTCCGCGCCCGAGAACCAGGACAAACTGCTGGTGGTGAAGCACGGCGCGATCTGGTGCCCGCCCTGCCGGCACATGGATGCGATCATCTCCCGGGTGATCGAGCGGAACGTCCTGCCCGACGTGCGGTTCTTCGAGCTCGACACCGACGAGGAGCCCGCGATCGCCGCCCGGTTCAACAGCCGGGCGATCCCCTTCTTCGTCTTCTATTTCGCGGGCACGCAGGTGAAGGTGGAGCTGCGCGGGGCGCAGGGCGTGGACGGAGGCCTCGTCGGCGCGATACCCGAGCAGGCGCTGGTCGCGCTCTGCCAGACGTTGTCCGCCAGGCTCCGGGCCTCGCGGACGGCGGCGGCCGGATAG
- a CDS encoding DUF2721 domain-containing protein — protein sequence MELTLTTPGLLFPTVSLLLLAYTNRFLAIAALIRNMYAQYKASPDPLLLPQIENLKIRVRLIRDMQVLGVTSLFLCVVCMLLLFAGLSRPAEYVFGGSLLLMLGSLALSIWEIQISIRALQIQLGDLEHKK from the coding sequence ATGGAACTGACGCTCACCACGCCCGGGCTGCTCTTTCCCACGGTGTCGCTGCTCCTGCTGGCCTACACCAACCGGTTCCTCGCCATCGCCGCGCTGATCCGGAACATGTACGCCCAGTACAAGGCCAGCCCCGATCCCCTGCTCCTGCCGCAGATCGAGAACCTGAAGATCCGGGTCCGCCTCATCCGCGACATGCAGGTCCTGGGGGTCACCAGCCTGTTCCTCTGCGTGGTGTGCATGCTGTTGCTCTTCGCGGGACTGAGCCGGCCCGCGGAGTACGTCTTCGGCGGGAGCCTGCTGCTGATGCTCGGCTCCCTGGCCCTCTCCATCTGGGAGATTCAAATCTCCATCCGCGCGCTCCAGATCCAACTGGGAGACCTGGAGCACAAGAAGTAG
- a CDS encoding YebC/PmpR family DNA-binding transcriptional regulator produces MGRIFETRKTTMFARWNKMAKIFTRISKDIAIAVKAGGPSPDNNPALRRAFQNARAANMPKDKVEAAIKRASGQDAKEYEVVLYEGYAPHGIAVMVETATDNVVRTVANIRMHFKDWGGNMGNSGSVAYMFQRMGVFRLAPEGLDLEALELDLIDHGLQEMGEGTGEKGEKQVIIRCAFNDFGQLQSAIEARGIHPLSSESEYIAQNLLELPEDKAKEVLELVDALEQDEDVQRVFHNLA; encoded by the coding sequence ATGGGACGCATTTTCGAAACCCGCAAGACCACGATGTTCGCCCGCTGGAACAAGATGGCGAAGATCTTCACGCGGATCAGCAAGGACATCGCCATCGCGGTGAAGGCTGGAGGCCCCAGCCCGGACAACAACCCGGCCCTCCGCCGGGCGTTCCAGAACGCCCGTGCCGCGAACATGCCCAAGGACAAGGTCGAGGCCGCCATCAAGCGCGCCAGCGGCCAGGACGCCAAGGAGTACGAGGTCGTCCTCTACGAGGGGTACGCGCCGCACGGCATCGCCGTCATGGTGGAGACCGCGACCGACAACGTGGTGCGCACCGTCGCCAACATCCGCATGCACTTCAAGGACTGGGGCGGCAACATGGGCAACAGCGGCAGCGTTGCCTATATGTTCCAGCGCATGGGTGTCTTCCGGCTCGCCCCCGAGGGGCTGGACCTGGAGGCGCTCGAGCTGGATCTCATCGACCACGGGTTGCAGGAGATGGGCGAAGGCACCGGCGAGAAGGGTGAGAAGCAGGTCATCATCCGCTGCGCCTTCAACGACTTCGGTCAGCTCCAGTCCGCCATCGAAGCACGGGGCATCCACCCCCTGTCCTCGGAGTCCGAGTACATCGCCCAGAACCTCCTGGAGCTGCCCGAGGACAAGGCGAAGGAAGTGCTCGAGCTGGTGGACGCGCTCGAACAGGACGAGGACGTCCAGCGCGTCTTCCACAACCTGGCGTGA
- a CDS encoding cytochrome-c peroxidase, translating to MFRPPLALALWGALSAASCTKPAPAPSGAPDVVAVSEDPRVALGRRLFFDTRLSGDGSLSCASCHEPRKRFSDGRAVAVGRGQGRLKRNTPALLNLEARGPYFWDGRAATLEEQALLPLTDPQEMARDLASLERELAVDPEYAARFQEAFGALGVTRDTLASALAAFERTLVSTGSRYDRYLEGDRSALTAEEVRGLGIFTGKGECTTCHGGPLLTDNGFHNIGVAGDDPGRFEAEPTPRATFKTPSLREVARTAPYFHDGSAATLEDVIEHYARGGEPLAKGARDIHPLHLSASEKRELAAFLRSLDGVEAGLPLTNLSGAEP from the coding sequence ATGTTCCGCCCACCTCTCGCCCTGGCCCTCTGGGGGGCCCTGTCCGCGGCTTCCTGCACGAAGCCCGCGCCCGCCCCGAGCGGCGCCCCGGACGTCGTGGCTGTTTCGGAGGACCCTCGGGTCGCGCTCGGACGAAGGCTCTTCTTCGATACCCGGTTGTCGGGCGATGGAAGTCTGAGCTGCGCGAGCTGTCATGAGCCGCGGAAGCGGTTCTCGGACGGCCGGGCGGTGGCGGTGGGCCGCGGCCAGGGGCGCTTGAAGCGCAACACCCCGGCCTTGCTGAACCTGGAAGCGAGAGGCCCGTACTTCTGGGATGGGCGGGCCGCCACCCTCGAGGAGCAGGCGCTCCTTCCGCTCACCGATCCCCAGGAGATGGCGCGGGACCTCGCCTCCCTCGAGCGCGAGCTGGCCGTGGATCCCGAGTACGCCGCCCGGTTCCAGGAGGCCTTTGGCGCCCTGGGCGTCACCCGCGACACCCTCGCGAGCGCGCTGGCCGCGTTCGAGCGGACCCTCGTCAGCACCGGCTCCCGGTACGACCGGTACCTCGAGGGCGACAGGTCCGCGCTGACAGCCGAAGAGGTGCGCGGACTGGGCATCTTCACGGGCAAGGGCGAGTGCACCACCTGCCACGGCGGTCCCCTGCTCACCGACAACGGGTTCCACAACATCGGCGTCGCTGGAGACGACCCGGGCCGCTTCGAGGCGGAGCCCACGCCGCGAGCGACCTTCAAGACCCCGAGCCTGCGCGAGGTCGCGCGCACCGCGCCCTACTTCCACGATGGTTCGGCCGCGACGCTCGAGGACGTCATCGAGCATTACGCACGCGGGGGAGAGCCCCTGGCGAAGGGTGCTCGTGACATCCACCCGCTCCATCTCTCCGCCAGCGAGAAACGCGAGCTGGCCGCCTTCCTGCGTTCACTCGACGGTGTGGAGGCGGGCCTTCCCCTCACGAACCTTTCAGGAGCCGAACCATGA
- a CDS encoding AraC family transcriptional regulator, giving the protein MALIDPDQAEREVFVLAERYDPLEGPWHAHRRAQLIHASEGVLTVRTHTGLWVVPPQRAVWILPGTAHQVSSRKAFWLRTLYAEPGAAPLPDACCVVGVDRLVTELLIAASEFGAAYSPGGPEARLIQVILDRLPRLEVAPLHLPSPRDARLKGIASALTTNPADPRTLGELAATVGTTERTVARLFLKETGLTFGQWRRQLRLLAALDRLGAGESVSNVALDIGYEDVSSFIAVFKSALGDTPARYFR; this is encoded by the coding sequence ATGGCACTCATCGACCCAGACCAGGCCGAGCGCGAGGTGTTCGTCCTGGCGGAACGCTATGACCCGCTCGAGGGGCCCTGGCATGCACACCGGCGAGCCCAGCTCATCCACGCGAGCGAAGGCGTCCTGACGGTCCGCACCCACACGGGCCTCTGGGTGGTCCCGCCCCAGCGCGCGGTGTGGATCCTCCCGGGCACCGCCCACCAGGTCTCCTCCCGGAAGGCCTTCTGGCTCCGGACGCTCTATGCGGAACCGGGCGCGGCCCCCCTGCCGGACGCGTGCTGCGTCGTCGGGGTGGACCGGCTGGTCACCGAGCTCCTCATCGCGGCTTCGGAGTTCGGGGCCGCCTACTCCCCCGGTGGCCCCGAGGCGCGGTTGATCCAGGTCATCCTCGACCGGCTGCCCCGGCTCGAGGTCGCCCCCCTGCACCTGCCCTCCCCCCGGGATGCGCGGCTGAAGGGCATCGCCAGCGCGCTGACCACGAATCCGGCCGACCCACGAACCCTGGGAGAGCTCGCGGCCACGGTGGGCACCACGGAGCGCACCGTCGCGCGCCTGTTCCTCAAGGAGACCGGACTGACCTTCGGACAGTGGCGGCGGCAACTGCGCCTGCTCGCCGCGCTCGACCGGCTGGGGGCGGGCGAGAGCGTCAGCAACGTCGCGCTCGACATCGGCTACGAAGACGTCTCGTCCTTCATCGCCGTCTTCAAGTCCGCACTGGGTGACACGCCCGCGCGCTACTTCCGCTGA
- a CDS encoding efflux RND transporter periplasmic adaptor subunit → MRRVRPLKALVVGVWGAALAAGVVGCGGKPAAKAAPPPREIEVVQLSPSEVRDTSEYLGSLLSRQSVNVLPQVAGYVRRIHVRPGQKVEAGTPLVDVDAREETAALETARAQRTSSEVNLEQARRTRARIESLYKEGLASAQEMEQARAQVESLEANTRAAAATESQREVQLQFNTVRAPFAGTVGDVLVRVGDFVSATTPLTSVAQADVLEVSVAVPSERARSLRPETPLEVLDSQGKVVISSPIFFVAPQADPRTQLVEVKAAFRNTVGLRPSELVRARLVYSTRQALQLPALAVVRQSGQPFALVVTEKDGQTVVERRPVKLGALGEMAYVVEGGLKEGEQVAVTSLQALRHGAPVKVKPAPARAVTQGTEGGGGAAGGSR, encoded by the coding sequence GTGAGAAGGGTACGCCCCCTGAAGGCGCTGGTGGTGGGAGTGTGGGGTGCCGCCCTCGCGGCGGGAGTGGTGGGCTGCGGTGGCAAGCCGGCGGCCAAGGCCGCGCCCCCTCCCCGTGAAATCGAGGTGGTGCAGCTGTCGCCGAGCGAGGTGCGCGACACGAGCGAGTACCTCGGGAGCCTGCTGTCGCGGCAGAGCGTCAACGTGCTGCCGCAGGTGGCCGGCTACGTGCGCCGCATCCACGTGCGCCCGGGCCAGAAGGTGGAGGCGGGAACCCCGCTCGTCGACGTGGACGCCCGCGAGGAGACGGCGGCCCTCGAGACCGCCCGCGCCCAGCGCACCTCGTCCGAGGTGAACCTGGAGCAGGCCCGCCGCACGCGCGCCCGCATCGAGTCCCTCTACAAGGAGGGGCTGGCGAGCGCCCAGGAGATGGAGCAGGCCCGGGCCCAGGTGGAGTCGCTGGAGGCCAACACGCGCGCCGCCGCCGCCACGGAGTCCCAGCGCGAGGTGCAGCTGCAGTTCAACACCGTGCGCGCGCCCTTCGCCGGAACGGTGGGCGACGTGCTGGTGCGCGTGGGCGACTTCGTGAGCGCCACCACGCCGCTGACCAGCGTGGCCCAGGCGGATGTGCTCGAGGTGAGCGTGGCCGTGCCGTCCGAGCGCGCCCGCTCGCTGCGTCCCGAGACGCCGCTGGAGGTGCTCGACTCCCAGGGCAAGGTGGTCATCTCCAGCCCCATCTTCTTCGTGGCCCCCCAGGCGGATCCGCGCACCCAGCTGGTCGAGGTGAAGGCCGCCTTCCGCAACACCGTGGGCCTGCGCCCCAGCGAGCTGGTGCGCGCGCGGCTCGTCTACTCCACCCGCCAGGCACTGCAGCTGCCCGCGCTCGCGGTGGTGCGCCAGAGCGGCCAGCCCTTCGCCCTCGTGGTGACGGAGAAGGACGGCCAGACGGTGGTGGAGCGCCGCCCGGTGAAGCTCGGGGCGCTCGGGGAGATGGCCTACGTGGTGGAGGGTGGGTTGAAGGAGGGTGAGCAGGTGGCCGTCACCTCGCTGCAGGCGCTGCGTCACGGCGCGCCGGTGAAGGTGAAGCCCGCGCCCGCCCGGGCCGTCACGCAGGGCACGGAGGGCGGTGGAGGAGCCGCCGGGGGCAGCCGCTAA
- a CDS encoding TolC family protein — protein MTSRIALLILVLTAGPALADQEPLLPSPPPFQPQVDDPMLVPAPPASKQVGTWEEALGLVRERSTDLRIAESNVQRAEGRWRQALATLLPNGRVSAGVGLDLLHPSLAVGPTGAPLITPADAEYRPTVPLASGAVSLTQSVVDVGAWRGLSSASAAEDSAQANLQDVQRRLTLGLARTLVATVAAERATEINRVGLRRALERAALAQRSLELGAGTQLDVVRVRQDVEVARQSLISGDEQLRRAREALGLSLGLPQEVGVSTSFQLQGLVEQTRATCTPLKALGERPDLEAARAQVESAHASTRQASAGYLPTLGINSNINAFTTEPGPGRVATWSIAAVLSVPLWEGGGRAGIVRERAGLEQQAAETLERTRRDVEVEVARARRSVDVAESLVKTATEARELSARTDQLTRRAFEVGRGSSLELVQSGAALRQAELALALREFELVQARLDAFLTEARCDW, from the coding sequence ATGACCTCCCGTATCGCCCTCCTCATCCTGGTGCTCACTGCGGGCCCTGCCCTGGCCGACCAGGAGCCGCTCCTGCCCTCCCCGCCCCCCTTCCAGCCGCAGGTGGACGATCCGATGCTCGTCCCCGCGCCGCCCGCCTCCAAACAGGTGGGCACCTGGGAGGAGGCGCTCGGGCTGGTGCGCGAGCGCTCCACGGATCTCCGGATCGCGGAGTCCAACGTCCAGCGCGCCGAGGGCCGCTGGCGCCAGGCCCTGGCCACGCTCCTGCCCAACGGCCGCGTGTCGGCGGGGGTGGGCCTGGATCTGCTCCACCCCAGCCTCGCCGTGGGCCCCACGGGCGCACCGCTCATCACCCCGGCCGACGCGGAGTACCGGCCCACCGTGCCGCTCGCGAGTGGCGCGGTGTCGCTGACGCAGTCGGTGGTGGACGTCGGCGCCTGGCGCGGGCTGTCGTCGGCCTCGGCGGCCGAGGACAGCGCCCAGGCGAACCTCCAGGACGTGCAGCGCCGCCTCACCCTGGGCCTGGCGCGCACCCTGGTGGCCACCGTGGCCGCCGAGCGCGCCACGGAGATCAACCGCGTGGGCCTGCGCCGGGCCCTGGAGCGCGCCGCGCTCGCCCAGCGCTCGCTGGAGCTGGGCGCGGGCACCCAGCTGGACGTGGTGCGCGTGCGTCAGGACGTGGAGGTGGCCCGGCAGTCGCTCATCTCCGGTGACGAGCAGCTGCGCCGCGCTCGCGAGGCGCTCGGCCTGTCCCTGGGCCTGCCCCAGGAGGTGGGCGTGAGCACGTCCTTCCAGCTGCAGGGCCTGGTGGAGCAGACCCGGGCCACCTGCACCCCGCTGAAGGCCCTGGGTGAGCGGCCGGATCTCGAGGCCGCCCGCGCCCAGGTGGAGTCGGCCCACGCGAGCACGCGGCAGGCGTCCGCCGGCTACCTGCCCACGCTCGGCATCAACAGCAACATCAACGCCTTCACCACGGAGCCCGGCCCCGGGCGGGTGGCCACCTGGAGCATCGCCGCCGTCCTGAGTGTGCCCCTCTGGGAAGGTGGCGGACGGGCGGGAATCGTTCGCGAGCGCGCGGGTCTGGAGCAGCAGGCGGCCGAGACGCTCGAGCGCACGCGGCGCGACGTGGAGGTGGAGGTGGCGCGCGCCCGGCGGAGCGTGGACGTGGCCGAGTCGCTGGTGAAGACGGCGACCGAGGCGCGGGAGCTGTCCGCGAGGACCGACCAGCTCACCAGGCGAGCGTTCGAGGTCGGCCGGGGCAGCAGTCTGGAACTGGTACAAAGCGGGGCGGCCCTGCGTCAGGCGGAGCTGGCGCTGGCCCTGCGTGAATTCGAGCTTGTCCAGGCGCGCCTGGACGCATTTCTGACGGAGGCCCGGTGCGACTGGTGA
- a CDS encoding MarR family winged helix-turn-helix transcriptional regulator: protein MTLAEQIGTLRRTLYRLLARRLSGKTRRPLTQLLAVKYVAARGVRTQAELAERLLVDAPAVSRLVDRLEEEGLMKRCAGEDRRCVKLQATDAGREATGALEEATLSIDEDAARCLTEAELAELKRLLERLQEGLAQVVAQPEGESQE, encoded by the coding sequence ATGACCCTCGCGGAGCAAATCGGAACCCTTCGGCGCACCCTCTACCGGCTGCTTGCACGCCGGCTGAGCGGGAAGACGCGCCGCCCCCTCACGCAGCTGCTGGCCGTGAAGTACGTCGCCGCGCGGGGGGTGCGGACCCAGGCGGAGCTGGCCGAGCGGTTGTTGGTGGATGCGCCCGCGGTGAGCCGGCTGGTGGATCGGCTGGAAGAGGAAGGGTTGATGAAGCGCTGTGCCGGAGAGGATCGCCGGTGCGTGAAGCTTCAGGCCACCGACGCGGGCCGGGAGGCGACGGGGGCGTTGGAAGAGGCGACGCTGTCGATTGATGAGGATGCGGCCCGGTGTCTGACGGAGGCGGAGCTGGCGGAGCTGAAGCGCCTGCTGGAGAGGCTGCAGGAAGGGCTGGCCCAGGTGGTTGCCCAGCCCGAGGGTGAATCCCAGGAGTGA